The following coding sequences are from one Triticum aestivum cultivar Chinese Spring chromosome 5A, IWGSC CS RefSeq v2.1, whole genome shotgun sequence window:
- the LOC123105308 gene encoding mucin-2 has product MAPASWYMTHERAHLTTPTATPPAPALLLPPTAPSTATSEPCNHNGMLLGPRVHASDLSLATAPATSVTTAVSLPPTANPFGPRLSAHGLLPATELTTTDPPPALRPLPTASSIYNPMVMERRNLALLDSLALELIDGETEADEHSMDEDDEWDLKAAWCSGA; this is encoded by the exons ATGGCCCCCGCGTCCTGGTACATGACGCATGAGCGCGCTCACCTCACGACGCCCACGGCCACGCCCCCTGCGCCCGCCCTCCTCCTGCCGCCCACGGCGCCCTCAACCGCGACCTCGGAGCCCTGCAACCACAACGGCATG CTGTTGGGTCCCCGTGTGCATGCTAGTGATCTCTCTCTGGCCACAGCACCCGCCACCAGCGTCACTACAGCAGTTTCCTTACCACCTACAGCTAACCCC TTCGGTCCCCGGTTATCTGCTCATGGTCTCCTGCCGGCCACAGAGCTCACGACCACCGACCCTCCACCAGCACTCCGTCCGCTGCCTACGGCATCTTCTATCTATAACCCC ATGGTTATGGAAAGGAGAAATCTGGCACTGCTGGATTCATTGGCTCTGGAGCTGATTGATGGTGAAACGGAAGCTGACGAGCACTCGATGGATGAGGACGACGAGTGGGATCTTAAGGCAGCTTGGTGCAGTGGTGCTTAA
- the LOC123105312 gene encoding transcription termination factor MTEF1, chloroplastic has product MPLCSFYASTSLPVPKPHSLPSSAAAVTTVQAKKSPPAVAAAAAATVLPTTAESTASMMPAEALSLHLPELPSAMRDKILSLELMGVDYGRALSLNPALRDAAPESIHAVVTFLQSRGLHFKDLGRVFGMCPSVLTASVRADLRPVFAFLTDDLGVPEAAYRRVVVKCPRVLACSVRDQLRPALIYLRRLGFRDNRALAFQDPILLVSSVERTMAPKLEYLAGLGMSRDDAVAMALRCPALFTFNVERNYRPKFEYLVGEMGGGVEDVKAFPQYFTFSLEKRIAPRHRAAADAGVDLPLPDMLKATDEEFSEMLERRRSR; this is encoded by the coding sequence ATGCCGCTCTGCAGCTTCTACGCCTCCACGTCCCTCCCGGTGCCGAAACCCCACTCCTTGCCCTCCTCCGCCGCGGCGGTCACCACCGTGCAGGCAAAGAAGTCGCCGCCGGCCgtggctgcggctgcggcggcgacCGTCCTGCCGACGACGGCCGAGAGCACAGCGTCGATGATGCCGGCGGAGGCGCTGTCGCTGCACCTGCCGGAGCTGCCGTCGGCGATGCGGGACAAGATCCTGAGCCTGGAGCTGATGGGGGTGGACTACGGGCGCGCGCTGTCGCTGAACCCGGCGCTCCGGGACGCGGCGCCGGAGTCCATCCACGCGGTGGTGACCTTCCTCCAGTCGCGCGGGCTCCACTTCAAGGACCTGGGCCGCGTCTTCGGCATGTGCCCGTCCGTGCTCACCGCCAGCGTCCGCGCCGACCTCCGCCCCGTCTTCGCCTTCCTCACCGACGACCTCGGCGTGCCGGAGGCGGCCTACCGCCGCGTGGTCGTCAAGTGCCCGCGCGTGCTGGCCTGCAGCGTCCGCGACCAGCTCCGGCCGGCGCTCATCTAcctccgccgcctcggcttccgggACAACCGCGCGCTGGCGTTCCAGGACCCCATCCTCCTCGTCTCCAGCGTGGAGCGCACCATGGCGCCCAAGCTGGAGTACCTGGCCGGGCTGGGCATGTCGCGGGACGACGCCGTGGCCATGGCGCTCCGGTGCCCGGCCCTCTTCACCTTCAACGTGGAGAGGAACTACAGGCCCAAGTTCGAGTACCTGGTGGGGGAGATgggcggcggcgtggaggacgTCAAGGCCTTCCCGCAGTACTTCACCTTCAGCCTCGAGAAGCGGATCGCGCCGCGGCACcgtgccgccgccgacgccggcgtCGACCTGCCGCTGCCGGACATGCTCAAGGCCACCGACGAGGAGTTCAGCGAGATGCTCGAGAGGAGAAGGAGCAGATGA